The Bacteroidales bacterium genome has a segment encoding these proteins:
- a CDS encoding DUF1801 domain-containing protein, producing MNKDIQAYNDALTPEDSAICNLLMNEINKNLPGAENKIWHAHPVWFLEGNPVAGYSKLKNSVRLLFWSGQSFNEEGLQNEGSFKAAEARYT from the coding sequence ATGAATAAAGACATCCAGGCTTACAATGATGCGTTAACACCCGAAGACAGCGCCATCTGCAATTTACTGATGAACGAAATCAATAAGAACCTGCCAGGTGCTGAAAATAAGATCTGGCATGCCCACCCGGTATGGTTCCTGGAAGGCAACCCTGTTGCAGGTTATAGTAAATTGAAGAATAGTGTCCGATTGCTGTTTTGGAGCGGTCAATCCTTCAATGAGGAGGGCTTGCAAAATGAAGGCAGCTTTAAAGCAGCAGAAGCACGTTATAC